The Anomaloglossus baeobatrachus isolate aAnoBae1 unplaced genomic scaffold, aAnoBae1.hap1 Scaffold_3171, whole genome shotgun sequence genome has a window encoding:
- the LOC142269293 gene encoding perilipin-2-like isoform X1, with amino-acid sequence MAETMEQQQNVVVRLINLPFVSSTYDMVSSTYVTTKDNHPYLKSVCDVAEKSVKSITSVAITSAMPILQKLEPQIALANNIACVGLDKIEERLPILYQSSEKVVANASEAVVGARDAVIHSITGVVDKTKGAVQESVEMSKAVVNGSINTVLGSRVVQIISDRVDSALTRSEYLLEQYLPQTDEELAKDTAETQGIEMSQDKPGYYMRLGSLSTKARKRAYQQALTSVKDAKCRSQEAIAQLQNTIDLIEYARKNMNNANQKIHDAQENIYNKWVEWTKGSREDAGGETEGAEQIESRTLAIARHLANHLQSTCLSLVSSVQGLQQNLQNKAQSISAMAADIYQNFHSASSFRDMSDSLLTATKDKITQIKDGMDEMITYFINNTPLNWLVGHFTPELAGSQDKEEEIDDGGSDKK; translated from the exons ATGGCTGAGACAATGGAGCAGCAGCAG aatgtggtggtaAGGTTGATAAACCTCCCATTTGTGAGCTCTACATATGACATGGTGTCCTCCACCTACGTGACCACTAAAGACAACCATCCCTACCTGAAGTCTGTATGTGACGTCGCAGAGAAAAGTGTGAAGAGCATCACTTCTGTGGCCATCACCAGCGCCATGCCAATCCTGCAGAAACTCGAGCCTCAAA TTGCTCTGGCAAACAATATTGCCTGCGTTGGACTTGATAAAATTGAAGAAAGGTTGCCTATTCTGTATCAGTCTTCTGAAAAG GTTGTGGCTAATGCCTCAGAAGCAGTTGTTGGTGCCAGAGATGCTGTTATCCATAGTATCACAGGAGTAGTGGATAAAACCAAGGGAGCTGTTCAGGAGAGTGTGGAGATGTCTAAGGCTGTTGTAAATGGCAGCATTAATACTGTTCTGGGAAGCCGTGTAGTGCAGATCATAAGCGACCGTGTGGACTCTGCACTAACTAGGTCTGAATATCTTCTGGAACAATACCTGCCACAAACAGATGAAGAGCTAG CGAAGGACACAGCTGAAACACAAGGCATTGAGATGTCCCAAGATAAGCCTGGCTACTACATGCGCCTGGGATCCCTCTCTACTAAGGCCCGCAAGCGTGCTTATCAACAGGCCCTGACCAGTGTGAAGGATGCCAAATGCAGGAGTCAGGAAGCCATTGCTCAGCTCCAGAACACCATTGACCTG ATTGAATATGCAAGAaagaacatgaataatgcaaatcagAAGATCCATGATGCTCAGGAGAACATATACAACAAGTGGGTGGAGTGGACAAAAGGCTCCAGAGAAGATGCTGGTGGAGAAACTGAGGGTGCAGAG CAGATTGAATCTCGCACACTGGCTATTGCCCGGCATCTTGCTAATCACCTGCAAAGCACATGTCTGTCTCTGGTCTCCAGTGTCCAAGGTCTTCAGCAAAACCTTCAGAACAAGGCTCAAAGTATTAGTGCCATGGCTGCAGATATCTATCAAAACTTCCACTCTGCCTCTTCCTTCAGAGACATGTCTGACAGCCTCTTAACCGCCACTAAGGACAAGATTACACAAATAAAGGATGGTATGGATGAGATGATAACCTACTTTATAAATAACACTCCACTAAATTGGCTGGTAGGTCACTTCACTCCAGAACTGGCTGGTAGCCAAGATAAGGAGGAAGAAATTGATGATGGAGGCTCAGACAAAAAGTAA
- the LOC142269293 gene encoding perilipin-2-like isoform X2: MAETMEQQQNVVVRLINLPFVSSTYDMVSSTYVTTKDNHPYLKSVCDVAEKSVKSITSVAITSAMPILQKLEPQIALANNIACVGLDKIEERLPILYQSSEKVVANASEAVVGARDAVIHSITGVVDKTKGAVQESVEMSKAVVNGSINTVLGSRVVQIISDRVDSALTRSEYLLEQYLPQTDEELAKDTAETQGIEMSQDKPGYYMRLGSLSTKARKRAYQQALTSVKDAKCRSQEAIAQLQNTIDLIEYARKNMNNANQKIHDAQENIYNKWVEWTKGSREDAGGETEGAEIESRTLAIARHLANHLQSTCLSLVSSVQGLQQNLQNKAQSISAMAADIYQNFHSASSFRDMSDSLLTATKDKITQIKDGMDEMITYFINNTPLNWLVGHFTPELAGSQDKEEEIDDGGSDKK; encoded by the exons ATGGCTGAGACAATGGAGCAGCAGCAG aatgtggtggtaAGGTTGATAAACCTCCCATTTGTGAGCTCTACATATGACATGGTGTCCTCCACCTACGTGACCACTAAAGACAACCATCCCTACCTGAAGTCTGTATGTGACGTCGCAGAGAAAAGTGTGAAGAGCATCACTTCTGTGGCCATCACCAGCGCCATGCCAATCCTGCAGAAACTCGAGCCTCAAA TTGCTCTGGCAAACAATATTGCCTGCGTTGGACTTGATAAAATTGAAGAAAGGTTGCCTATTCTGTATCAGTCTTCTGAAAAG GTTGTGGCTAATGCCTCAGAAGCAGTTGTTGGTGCCAGAGATGCTGTTATCCATAGTATCACAGGAGTAGTGGATAAAACCAAGGGAGCTGTTCAGGAGAGTGTGGAGATGTCTAAGGCTGTTGTAAATGGCAGCATTAATACTGTTCTGGGAAGCCGTGTAGTGCAGATCATAAGCGACCGTGTGGACTCTGCACTAACTAGGTCTGAATATCTTCTGGAACAATACCTGCCACAAACAGATGAAGAGCTAG CGAAGGACACAGCTGAAACACAAGGCATTGAGATGTCCCAAGATAAGCCTGGCTACTACATGCGCCTGGGATCCCTCTCTACTAAGGCCCGCAAGCGTGCTTATCAACAGGCCCTGACCAGTGTGAAGGATGCCAAATGCAGGAGTCAGGAAGCCATTGCTCAGCTCCAGAACACCATTGACCTG ATTGAATATGCAAGAaagaacatgaataatgcaaatcagAAGATCCATGATGCTCAGGAGAACATATACAACAAGTGGGTGGAGTGGACAAAAGGCTCCAGAGAAGATGCTGGTGGAGAAACTGAGGGTGCAGAG ATTGAATCTCGCACACTGGCTATTGCCCGGCATCTTGCTAATCACCTGCAAAGCACATGTCTGTCTCTGGTCTCCAGTGTCCAAGGTCTTCAGCAAAACCTTCAGAACAAGGCTCAAAGTATTAGTGCCATGGCTGCAGATATCTATCAAAACTTCCACTCTGCCTCTTCCTTCAGAGACATGTCTGACAGCCTCTTAACCGCCACTAAGGACAAGATTACACAAATAAAGGATGGTATGGATGAGATGATAACCTACTTTATAAATAACACTCCACTAAATTGGCTGGTAGGTCACTTCACTCCAGAACTGGCTGGTAGCCAAGATAAGGAGGAAGAAATTGATGATGGAGGCTCAGACAAAAAGTAA